One genomic region from Deltaproteobacteria bacterium encodes:
- a CDS encoding (2Fe-2S)-binding protein: MKREMTFKLNNEERKVEVDPAWTLLYVLRDVLELMGTKEGCGYGECGACTVIIDGQSVNSCLYPILEAEGRTVTTIEGLGAASGELHPLQQAFVNEGAVQCGFCTAGMIMSAKALIDEKVKPTEDDIKESIAGNLCRCTGYVQIIDAIKTVAGGGRT; this comes from the coding sequence ATGAAGCGAGAAATGACGTTTAAGCTCAATAACGAAGAGCGCAAGGTAGAAGTTGATCCCGCGTGGACGCTGCTTTATGTGCTGCGGGACGTCCTGGAACTCATGGGTACGAAAGAAGGCTGCGGATATGGAGAGTGCGGCGCCTGTACGGTCATTATTGACGGCCAGTCCGTGAACTCATGCCTCTATCCGATTCTGGAAGCTGAGGGCCGGACCGTGACGACAATAGAAGGGCTGGGGGCGGCCAGCGGTGAACTACACCCGCTCCAGCAGGCCTTTGTCAATGAAGGCGCCGTCCAGTGCGGATTCTGTACGGCGGGGATGATCATGTCGGCCAAGGCGCTCATAGATGAGAAAGTAAAGCCGACGGAAGACGACATCAAGGAGAGCATTGCCGGCAATTTGTGTCGCTGCACCGGCTATGTGCAGATTATTGATGCTATAAAAACCGTTGCCGGTGGGGGGCGAACATGA
- a CDS encoding xanthine dehydrogenase family protein molybdopterin-binding subunit yields MSDLTMVGKKITKRDAPLKVTGGATYIQDLKIPGMLYGGILYSKYAHAKILKLDTAKAERLPGVVAVITAADVPNNFRIGIMKDNPPLKTGRVRSTRDEIAAVAAVSAEIAAAALELIEVEYEELPGIFDPLEAMQEGAPLVHEEMKSNILKMPWKLICGDVEAAKKESAHVVSDTFRTQWVTHCCLGTSGCIAVLDMSNNLTMYSNTQIPSLAQNDYFEALATFGFKGRRVRVIQCAIGGGFGSKLDTYAYEYIAILLAMKTRKPVKLVFSREEEFFATSPRQCTITKISQGCDKDGRLTFREMEMVLDNGAYTSWGATTPSVMMMPISSLYKVPNIKYVAKCVYTNNTYSQAMRGYGNPQATFAIESSLDQLAEKAGIDPYELRFRNANEPGELTPQNFKVTSCGMKECMAEVAQRLDWKGKKGNGKGRGVGMASLIHVGGGARVYKSDGCGTIIKMDDHGKVDVLTGATEIGQGSETVLAQIVAEVLGVAIDDINVINNDTDVCPWDVGAHASRSTFVAGNSALGAAQKIRKQMLAVAAKNLGVDPAALDIKNGVVFSTQDKEKSIPLSKVLRKVHYAPGGNMFTAENFYDPPNENFDKDFKGNLSVAYAYGVHGVEVEVDRETGQVKILNYIAAHDVGKAINPMLLEGQIYGGGLMGIGYALGETMIYEKGRLKNGNFLDYKMPTAKDVPPVQAVIVETDEQAGPFGAKGIGEPGLVPTAPAIANAIYDAVGVRIRDLPITPEKVLRALQEKAQADATRSGT; encoded by the coding sequence ATGAGCGATCTGACTATGGTAGGGAAAAAAATCACCAAAAGGGACGCCCCTTTGAAAGTCACGGGGGGCGCCACGTACATCCAGGACCTGAAAATTCCGGGCATGCTCTACGGCGGGATTCTCTACAGCAAATACGCCCACGCGAAAATACTGAAACTTGACACCGCCAAGGCGGAGCGTCTCCCCGGCGTGGTGGCCGTCATCACGGCCGCCGATGTGCCCAATAATTTCAGAATTGGCATTATGAAAGACAATCCGCCGCTGAAGACGGGCCGGGTTCGCTCCACGCGCGATGAGATCGCTGCGGTGGCGGCTGTGAGCGCCGAGATTGCCGCGGCAGCCCTGGAGCTCATAGAAGTCGAGTATGAGGAGCTGCCGGGGATTTTCGATCCTTTGGAAGCGATGCAGGAGGGAGCCCCGCTCGTCCACGAGGAGATGAAGTCCAATATCCTGAAGATGCCCTGGAAGCTCATCTGCGGCGATGTGGAGGCGGCGAAAAAGGAGTCCGCTCATGTCGTTTCCGATACCTTCCGCACCCAGTGGGTGACGCACTGCTGCCTCGGAACGAGCGGCTGCATTGCCGTACTCGATATGAGCAACAACCTCACCATGTACAGCAACACGCAGATCCCGTCACTGGCCCAGAACGACTACTTTGAAGCGCTCGCAACCTTCGGATTCAAAGGCCGGCGGGTTCGGGTCATTCAGTGCGCCATCGGCGGCGGTTTCGGCAGCAAGCTGGATACCTATGCCTATGAATATATTGCCATTCTGCTCGCCATGAAGACGAGAAAGCCCGTCAAGTTAGTTTTCTCCCGGGAGGAGGAATTTTTTGCCACCTCGCCGCGGCAGTGTACGATTACGAAGATATCCCAGGGCTGCGACAAGGACGGCAGGCTCACCTTCCGGGAAATGGAGATGGTCCTCGATAACGGCGCCTACACGTCCTGGGGGGCGACGACGCCCTCGGTCATGATGATGCCCATCTCGTCGCTCTACAAGGTGCCGAACATAAAATACGTGGCCAAGTGCGTATATACAAACAACACCTATAGTCAGGCCATGCGGGGTTACGGCAACCCCCAGGCCACCTTTGCCATTGAATCATCGCTCGACCAGTTAGCCGAGAAGGCGGGTATTGACCCCTATGAGCTGCGTTTCCGCAATGCCAACGAACCGGGAGAGCTGACACCGCAGAATTTTAAAGTCACCTCCTGCGGGATGAAGGAGTGCATGGCTGAAGTCGCCCAGAGGCTCGACTGGAAGGGCAAAAAGGGAAACGGCAAGGGCCGCGGCGTCGGGATGGCTTCGCTCATCCATGTGGGCGGCGGCGCCCGGGTATATAAGTCCGACGGTTGCGGGACGATCATCAAAATGGATGACCACGGCAAGGTTGATGTCCTGACCGGGGCGACGGAAATCGGGCAAGGATCGGAGACGGTCCTGGCGCAGATCGTGGCGGAAGTGCTCGGCGTAGCCATTGACGATATCAACGTTATCAATAACGATACGGACGTCTGTCCCTGGGACGTGGGAGCTCATGCGAGCCGGTCCACCTTTGTGGCCGGGAATTCGGCTTTGGGCGCGGCACAGAAGATCAGGAAGCAGATGCTGGCAGTGGCGGCCAAGAATCTGGGTGTAGACCCGGCAGCCCTGGACATAAAAAACGGCGTCGTCTTTTCCACGCAGGATAAGGAAAAGAGCATACCCCTGTCCAAGGTGCTCAGAAAGGTCCATTATGCTCCCGGCGGAAACATGTTCACGGCGGAAAATTTTTACGATCCGCCCAACGAGAATTTCGACAAGGATTTTAAGGGCAACCTTTCCGTCGCCTACGCCTACGGCGTTCATGGGGTGGAGGTAGAAGTGGACCGGGAAACCGGACAGGTTAAAATACTCAATTATATCGCGGCCCACGATGTCGGTAAGGCTATTAATCCCATGCTGCTGGAAGGCCAGATATACGGCGGCGGGCTAATGGGGATCGGCTACGCCCTCGGCGAGACCATGATCTATGAAAAGGGGCGCCTGAAGAACGGTAACTTCTTAGACTACAAGATGCCTACCGCCAAAGATGTACCGCCGGTTCAGGCCGTTATCGTGGAGACGGACGAGCAGGCCGGGCCCTTCGGGGCCAAAGGCATCGGGGAACCGGGGCTGGTGCCCACGGCGCCGGCAATTGCCAACGCCATTTATGATGCCGTCGGCGTCCGGATCAGGGACCTGCCGATTACTCCGGAGAAGGTGCTCCGGGCCCTGCAGGAAAAGGCGCAGGCCGACGCAACAAGGAGTGGTACATGA
- a CDS encoding FAD binding domain-containing protein, whose product MKLPSFEYLEPATVKEALAMLDTYQDRVAIIAGGTELVNRLRLRLISPDYVMNIKKLRDLEGIGAREQSVVIGANVTIKEISASSLFREKYQAIAEAASQVAAPPLAQMGTVGGNILQNTRCLLYNQSGIVLKGLAVCHKRGGATCLAVKGSKRCFSVYQGDMAPALMAFDAQCVLAKSGSQRTIPLRELFTGQGTKPFSIENNELLTGIIVPQQSGAYGSAYRKLRLRGSIDYPLASAAALLAIGSDRKIAVSRLVIGAAGCAPKVVERASAMLLGKLPEEADFKAASDLAYGLSEGVDNLALPGDYRRKMVRVLSQRALAGACTDMKRGE is encoded by the coding sequence ATGAAGCTTCCATCTTTTGAGTACCTGGAACCGGCCACCGTCAAGGAAGCCTTAGCGATGCTCGATACTTACCAGGACAGGGTGGCAATAATCGCCGGCGGGACGGAGTTGGTCAATCGCCTGAGGTTGCGGCTCATCAGCCCCGACTACGTCATGAATATCAAAAAATTGCGGGATTTGGAGGGCATCGGCGCACGGGAACAGTCAGTTGTCATTGGCGCCAATGTCACTATCAAGGAAATCAGCGCATCATCTCTTTTTCGAGAGAAATACCAGGCCATTGCGGAGGCTGCCTCACAGGTGGCCGCCCCGCCGCTGGCTCAGATGGGGACGGTCGGGGGAAATATCCTGCAGAATACGCGGTGCCTGCTCTACAACCAGTCCGGGATAGTGTTGAAGGGACTGGCCGTATGCCACAAAAGGGGCGGCGCGACCTGTCTGGCCGTCAAGGGCAGCAAGCGCTGTTTCAGCGTCTATCAGGGCGATATGGCGCCGGCGCTCATGGCTTTTGATGCCCAATGCGTCCTTGCCAAGAGCGGCTCCCAACGCACCATTCCCCTCCGGGAGCTTTTCACCGGACAGGGCACAAAACCTTTCTCCATAGAAAACAACGAGCTGCTCACGGGGATCATCGTCCCGCAACAAAGCGGCGCCTACGGTTCTGCGTACCGGAAACTCCGGCTCAGGGGCAGCATTGATTACCCCCTGGCATCGGCGGCCGCGCTTTTAGCGATCGGCAGTGACAGGAAAATTGCCGTCAGCCGTCTCGTCATCGGCGCCGCCGGTTGCGCGCCGAAGGTTGTCGAGCGGGCCTCGGCAATGCTGCTCGGGAAATTGCCCGAGGAGGCGGATTTCAAAGCCGCCTCCGATCTGGCCTATGGGCTGTCGGAAGGTGTGGACAATCTCGCCCTGCCCGGTGATTACCGGCGGAAAATGGTACGGGTGCTCTCGCAAAGGGCCCTCGCGGGAGCCTGTACCGATATGAAGAGGGGGGAGTGA
- a CDS encoding (2Fe-2S)-binding protein, translated as MKRYSLTLTVNNEAHKVTTSPNRTLLEVLRDDLHLTGAKESCGEGACGSCTVLVDGQPVRSCLTLAVAMEGKKITTIEGLAQGGKLHPVQAAFVEQHAIQCGFCSPGMILTSQALLNNNPNPAEGEIRRAISGNVCRCTGYAKIVKAVQSLAGEWR; from the coding sequence ATGAAGCGATATTCCCTGACCCTGACGGTGAATAATGAAGCCCATAAGGTGACGACGTCGCCGAACCGCACCCTGCTCGAAGTGCTGCGCGATGACCTCCATCTCACGGGCGCCAAAGAGAGTTGCGGCGAAGGCGCCTGCGGGTCCTGTACGGTGCTGGTGGACGGGCAGCCCGTGCGCTCCTGCCTGACACTGGCCGTGGCTATGGAAGGCAAAAAGATTACCACCATCGAAGGGCTGGCCCAGGGGGGTAAGCTGCACCCGGTCCAGGCCGCCTTCGTAGAGCAACACGCAATCCAGTGCGGCTTCTGCAGCCCCGGGATGATTCTTACCTCCCAGGCGCTCCTGAACAATAACCCTAACCCTGCGGAAGGCGAGATCCGCCGCGCCATATCGGGCAATGTCTGCCGGTGCACCGGCTATGCCAAGATCGTCAAAGCCGTCCAGTCGCTGGCCGGGGAGTGGAGGTAG
- a CDS encoding xanthine dehydrogenase family protein molybdopterin-binding subunit yields MEKYTLLGKDMKRIDTAAKATGEAIFSADISLPRMLVGKVLRSPHPHARILAIDTSKAEKLPGVKAVITAKDMCGDKWGVFRYTQDQQFLPTEKVRYVGEEVAAVAADDEDTALQALALIDVEYELLPAVFTIKDAMAAGAPQLHDAYANNINVEVKIDVGDIEKGFSESFLVREDTFSAPEDTYCQTEPYAVAAQFDRAGNLEIWMPNAGPHMKSKPLANVLKIPLNKVRVRKIAIGGAFGGRSEISPADVICAFLARKAHRPVKIVYTREENTVATRQAHALVTKIKTGVDREGKVLARDITCYMDGGAYSSTGPIAVSVPFLCLEQAYRMDNVRYTGYRILTNKPIRGMYRVHGRAFSCGIDVQLDEMGAELGIDPLSMRLRNARQAGDYTPTKSYVASCGMTEAIVKAAEKSGWKDKFGKLPPWHGIGIGCNSVQTGFPMGIRGGSQAFIKLNEDGGITVITGIVDNGQGNDNMVVQIAAEELGLSPEDVQLISADTEVTPSDPGSYSMCETFVGGNAVRLAAQDVKKKLFRIVAGELGVGEDDLTARDRKIFVTTNPAKSLNIDKAVRIALSRNESISGEGSYWPAVDSKREWVKNPYGQLSEAFSFGAVIVEVKVDPETGQVEVLEATAAQDVGFALNPPIIEGQFEGGVAMGGQGGMLTEFLQWHEGRVLNPSQLGYLVPLAIDMPPINNIIVETIDPKGPYGAKEAGMSVAMSAAQAYCGAISNAVGVYFHDYPITPDKIVQAIEEKKAAGR; encoded by the coding sequence ATGGAAAAATATACCCTGCTCGGAAAAGATATGAAACGGATTGATACGGCCGCCAAGGCCACCGGAGAGGCCATCTTCTCGGCGGATATCTCCCTGCCCAGGATGCTGGTCGGCAAGGTGCTCCGCTCGCCCCATCCCCATGCGCGGATTCTGGCGATTGACACGTCAAAGGCCGAAAAACTGCCGGGAGTCAAGGCGGTTATCACGGCCAAGGATATGTGCGGCGATAAATGGGGGGTGTTCAGATACACCCAGGACCAGCAGTTTCTCCCCACCGAGAAGGTCCGCTATGTGGGCGAAGAAGTAGCGGCGGTCGCCGCCGACGATGAAGATACGGCTCTGCAGGCCCTGGCGCTCATTGACGTTGAATATGAACTCCTTCCGGCCGTCTTCACCATCAAGGATGCAATGGCCGCCGGAGCGCCGCAGCTCCACGATGCCTATGCCAATAATATCAATGTGGAGGTAAAGATTGATGTCGGAGACATTGAAAAAGGCTTCAGCGAATCCTTCTTAGTCAGGGAAGATACGTTCAGCGCCCCGGAGGATACCTATTGCCAGACTGAGCCCTATGCGGTCGCGGCCCAGTTTGACCGGGCGGGCAACCTCGAAATATGGATGCCCAACGCCGGCCCTCACATGAAGTCCAAGCCACTGGCGAACGTCCTGAAAATTCCCCTGAACAAGGTAAGGGTACGCAAAATCGCAATCGGCGGCGCCTTCGGAGGCCGGTCGGAAATATCGCCCGCCGATGTGATCTGCGCCTTCCTGGCGCGGAAAGCCCACCGGCCCGTCAAGATTGTTTACACGCGGGAAGAAAATACCGTAGCCACGCGGCAAGCCCACGCCTTGGTGACGAAAATTAAAACCGGCGTGGACCGGGAAGGGAAGGTCCTGGCGCGGGATATCACCTGTTATATGGACGGCGGCGCCTACAGCTCCACGGGCCCCATCGCCGTCTCCGTCCCATTTCTCTGCCTGGAACAGGCCTACCGGATGGACAACGTCCGCTACACGGGCTACCGGATCCTGACCAACAAACCGATTCGGGGCATGTACCGCGTTCATGGCCGGGCCTTTTCCTGCGGTATTGATGTGCAGTTAGACGAGATGGGCGCAGAGCTGGGTATTGACCCGCTCTCGATGCGTCTGCGGAATGCCCGTCAGGCCGGGGACTATACCCCGACCAAGTCCTACGTGGCCAGTTGCGGTATGACGGAGGCGATCGTCAAAGCGGCGGAGAAGTCGGGCTGGAAAGACAAGTTCGGCAAGCTTCCCCCCTGGCACGGCATCGGCATCGGCTGCAACTCTGTGCAGACAGGGTTCCCTATGGGAATCAGGGGGGGCTCCCAGGCCTTCATCAAATTGAACGAAGATGGCGGGATTACGGTCATCACGGGGATCGTTGATAACGGTCAGGGCAACGACAACATGGTGGTCCAGATTGCCGCCGAGGAGCTCGGGCTTAGCCCCGAAGATGTTCAGCTCATCAGCGCCGATACGGAAGTGACCCCGAGCGACCCCGGCTCCTATTCCATGTGCGAGACCTTCGTCGGCGGCAATGCGGTGCGGCTGGCGGCGCAGGATGTGAAAAAGAAGCTCTTCCGGATTGTGGCCGGCGAGCTGGGTGTGGGTGAAGATGACCTTACCGCCCGGGACAGGAAAATCTTTGTGACCACCAATCCCGCAAAATCGCTGAACATTGACAAGGCCGTGCGGATTGCCCTGAGCCGCAACGAATCAATCAGCGGTGAAGGTTCCTACTGGCCGGCGGTTGATTCCAAGCGCGAATGGGTGAAAAACCCCTACGGTCAGCTTTCGGAGGCCTTTTCCTTTGGCGCCGTTATAGTGGAGGTGAAGGTGGACCCGGAAACAGGGCAGGTGGAGGTGCTGGAGGCAACAGCCGCCCAGGATGTGGGCTTCGCCCTGAACCCGCCAATCATCGAGGGGCAGTTCGAAGGCGGTGTCGCCATGGGCGGTCAGGGAGGAATGTTGACCGAATTCCTGCAATGGCACGAGGGGCGGGTGCTAAACCCCAGCCAGCTCGGCTACTTAGTGCCGCTGGCGATAGATATGCCGCCGATCAACAACATCATTGTGGAAACCATTGATCCCAAAGGGCCTTACGGGGCCAAGGAAGCAGGCATGTCCGTTGCCATGAGCGCGGCGCAGGCCTACTGCGGCGCCATCAGCAATGCGGTGGGGGTCTATTTCCACGATTATCCCATCACGCCGGACAAGATCGTGCAGGCCATCGAGGAGAAAAAAGCGGCGGGAAGGTGA
- a CDS encoding VOC family protein, whose product MKIEKVDHICFAVKDLEATKKVYKDDLNLEPAFEYVAASEKIKVARYLIGEVAVELMESTAPDGEVAKFIHTKGEGVFLISYKVDNLSQAMHELQEKHVRLIDSKPRELFGTKYAFVHHPDKLSGVLTELIEGEFDINKK is encoded by the coding sequence ATGAAAATCGAGAAGGTTGATCACATTTGCTTTGCCGTAAAGGACCTGGAAGCGACCAAAAAAGTCTACAAGGACGATCTGAATCTGGAGCCGGCTTTTGAGTATGTTGCCGCTTCGGAAAAGATAAAAGTGGCGCGGTATTTAATCGGCGAGGTGGCCGTGGAGCTTATGGAATCAACGGCGCCGGACGGCGAGGTTGCCAAATTCATCCATACCAAAGGCGAAGGCGTCTTCCTAATATCCTATAAGGTAGATAATCTTTCCCAGGCCATGCATGAGCTCCAGGAAAAACATGTCAGACTGATTGACAGCAAGCCCAGAGAACTCTTCGGGACCAAGTATGCCTTCGTCCACCACCCCGATAAACTCAGCGGGGTGCTGACCGAACTTATTGAAGGCGAATTCGATATCAACAAAAAATAA
- a CDS encoding saccharopine dehydrogenase NADP-binding domain-containing protein has protein sequence MRVLVMGGLGGMGQGVSRDLIKQDKIEKVILGDINTDPSRMQDKLRASDKISLIKIDVNDHQGMVSEIKAADVVINCAGPFYKTAVAVARAAVEAKVNYIDICDDYEAAEILFASDIDGAARAAGITVLTGMGSDPGTNNVIVQWFANKLDRVNEIALFWVVSIAELAGAAWDHSLHMTIGQIPQYIDGKLVHVEGGTGIETTTFLEPLGTCQVCYVGHPQPLTMPRYIKGVKQVVIKGALIPGWVDKLIKEQKDTGFLSKEPLDVKGTKVTPYDLTLKLWEAIPNNRDRGPQSSGLKVIVKGERGGNQITYTADMAGRMAPGTGLPASIAALMLDAGDVTVKGVVAPEGCIDPEKFLTALLQRGARIHQTETITSMLTI, from the coding sequence ATGCGGGTATTGGTAATGGGCGGTTTGGGCGGCATGGGTCAGGGAGTCTCCCGTGACCTGATCAAGCAGGATAAGATCGAGAAAGTCATTCTCGGTGATATAAATACGGATCCGAGCAGAATGCAGGATAAGTTGCGGGCCAGTGATAAGATATCGCTCATTAAAATTGATGTCAACGATCACCAGGGCATGGTCAGCGAGATCAAGGCGGCCGACGTGGTCATCAACTGCGCGGGACCATTCTACAAGACGGCCGTGGCGGTGGCCAGGGCGGCGGTGGAGGCAAAGGTCAACTATATAGATATTTGCGATGACTATGAGGCGGCAGAGATCCTTTTTGCTTCCGATATTGACGGCGCGGCCAGGGCGGCCGGGATCACCGTCCTTACCGGTATGGGATCGGACCCGGGGACCAACAACGTCATCGTGCAGTGGTTTGCCAACAAACTCGATCGCGTGAACGAGATCGCCCTGTTTTGGGTGGTGAGCATCGCCGAGCTCGCCGGCGCCGCCTGGGATCACAGCCTCCACATGACCATCGGTCAGATTCCCCAGTATATAGATGGCAAGCTGGTGCATGTAGAAGGCGGCACGGGCATAGAGACCACCACTTTTCTCGAACCGCTTGGCACCTGCCAGGTTTGCTATGTGGGCCATCCCCAGCCGCTCACCATGCCCCGCTACATAAAAGGGGTGAAGCAGGTCGTCATCAAAGGCGCGCTCATCCCCGGCTGGGTGGACAAGCTCATCAAGGAGCAGAAAGATACAGGCTTCCTCAGTAAGGAGCCGTTAGATGTGAAGGGGACAAAAGTTACCCCCTACGATCTGACTTTAAAGCTTTGGGAGGCCATTCCCAATAACAGAGACCGGGGGCCCCAGTCTTCAGGCCTGAAAGTGATCGTCAAGGGAGAGAGAGGCGGCAACCAGATTACCTACACGGCCGACATGGCGGGCCGGATGGCGCCCGGAACAGGGCTGCCCGCCTCTATCGCCGCTCTCATGCTCGATGCCGGCGACGTTACGGTCAAGGGTGTGGTCGCCCCGGAAGGCTGCATTGATCCGGAAAAATTCCTCACGGCATTGCTGCAAAGAGGCGCCAGAATACATCAAACGGAAACGATCACATCTATGCTGACAATTTAG
- a CDS encoding aminotransferase class III-fold pyridoxal phosphate-dependent enzyme — translation MKTIEKLNITKSQELFAEATKLVPGGVLGARKPSDFIEGEYPIFLESGQGSRLTDVDGNEYIDFLCGYGPIILGYREQEVDEAVIRQITDKGFCFTLTQRYQNQLAKKLREIVPCSEMSIFLKTGSDATTASVRIARAYTNRMKVMRCGYHGWHDWCVEMKGGIPEKFYEDVYEFRYNNLAQIEELMAIHGDQTAAIVMTPFGHPNHQKMAEPKPGFLEGVRELANRYGAVLVFDEVRTGFRLAMGGAQELYKVTPDLVVLGKGMANGYAISVVTGKTDVMMAAAQKLFISSTFFPNSDGYVAAIKTIEILERDNVLAKIWEKGGRLMKRIQAIIDKYDVGAELTGVAPMFYITFKKDETDTHRARRDDFYTQLIRRGIFLHPHHHGYISYRHTEEDLNTTVQAIDEAMAYVKDKYLKKP, via the coding sequence ATGAAAACCATTGAGAAACTGAATATAACGAAGAGCCAGGAACTTTTTGCCGAGGCAACAAAATTAGTTCCCGGCGGCGTCCTGGGCGCCCGGAAGCCCAGCGATTTTATCGAGGGAGAATATCCGATTTTCCTGGAATCGGGCCAAGGCAGCAGGCTAACGGACGTGGACGGGAATGAATATATTGATTTCCTCTGCGGCTATGGGCCGATTATCCTGGGTTATCGGGAGCAAGAGGTTGATGAAGCCGTTATCAGGCAAATAACCGACAAAGGCTTCTGCTTCACCCTGACCCAGCGTTATCAGAATCAGCTCGCAAAGAAACTGCGCGAAATCGTCCCCTGTTCAGAAATGAGCATTTTTTTAAAGACCGGTTCCGATGCCACTACGGCCAGCGTCCGCATAGCGAGGGCCTACACTAACCGGATGAAGGTCATGCGCTGCGGCTACCACGGCTGGCATGACTGGTGCGTGGAGATGAAGGGGGGCATTCCGGAAAAATTCTACGAGGATGTCTATGAATTCCGCTACAACAATCTTGCTCAGATCGAGGAATTGATGGCTATACATGGCGATCAGACGGCGGCCATCGTGATGACTCCGTTTGGCCATCCCAACCATCAAAAGATGGCCGAACCCAAGCCCGGGTTCCTGGAAGGGGTTCGAGAGCTCGCTAACAGGTATGGCGCGGTATTGGTCTTTGACGAGGTCCGCACGGGCTTCCGGCTTGCCATGGGTGGAGCGCAGGAACTTTATAAAGTCACACCCGACCTCGTGGTGCTGGGCAAGGGAATGGCCAACGGCTATGCCATCAGTGTCGTCACCGGGAAAACCGATGTAATGATGGCCGCAGCCCAGAAGCTTTTTATCTCTTCCACCTTCTTTCCGAACAGCGATGGCTACGTTGCCGCTATAAAAACCATTGAAATATTGGAACGTGACAACGTCCTGGCCAAGATATGGGAAAAGGGCGGCCGTTTAATGAAAAGAATCCAGGCCATCATTGACAAATACGACGTCGGCGCGGAATTGACCGGGGTGGCGCCCATGTTTTATATAACCTTCAAAAAGGATGAAACGGATACCCATCGCGCCAGACGCGATGATTTTTACACCCAGCTTATCCGCCGGGGCATCTTCTTGCACCCGCACCATCATGGCTATATTTCTTACCGGCACACGGAGGAAGACCTGAACACAACGGTTCAGGCCATAGATGAGGCGATGGCCTACGTAAAGGACAAATATCTGAAAAAACCCTGA
- a CDS encoding EFR1 family ferrodoxin (N-terminal region resembles flavodoxins. C-terminal ferrodoxin region binds two 4Fe-4S clusters.) — MKTDLFYYTGTGNSLWTTRMLAKEMSGAEIVPISSTTGNPIVSGAEAIGIIFPVHIWGLPRRVIAFVDALEKKGSRYYFAVAVNAGQVAATLIQLSKRMQARGLSLSAGYELVMPSNYIPWGGPGPEEEQIRQIEGARSKISRIAAGCAAREKRPVEKGPLWQNILFTGLNRLSFSRVPTMDRSFWADERCNGCGICKAICPSGNSALPGDRPAWLHHCEQCLACIQWCPQEAIQFGKKTPRYKRYHHPEIILRDMLAVTPMR, encoded by the coding sequence ATGAAAACCGATCTATTCTACTATACGGGCACCGGCAATTCGCTCTGGACAACCAGGATGCTGGCAAAGGAGATGAGCGGGGCAGAGATCGTTCCGATATCGAGCACTACTGGGAATCCGATCGTGAGTGGGGCCGAAGCGATCGGGATCATCTTCCCCGTCCACATCTGGGGGCTGCCGCGCAGAGTAATTGCTTTTGTAGACGCGCTGGAGAAAAAAGGGTCCCGGTACTATTTTGCCGTCGCCGTCAACGCGGGTCAGGTCGCAGCCACATTGATTCAACTTTCGAAACGGATGCAGGCACGGGGATTATCCCTTTCCGCCGGATACGAACTGGTAATGCCGTCCAACTATATTCCCTGGGGCGGCCCTGGGCCGGAAGAGGAACAAATCCGTCAGATCGAGGGGGCACGAAGCAAGATCAGCCGGATCGCCGCCGGCTGCGCGGCCAGAGAGAAGCGACCGGTAGAGAAAGGCCCCTTGTGGCAGAACATCTTGTTTACCGGACTTAACCGGCTCTCCTTTTCCCGTGTTCCCACAATGGACCGAAGCTTTTGGGCCGACGAAAGGTGCAACGGCTGCGGCATCTGCAAGGCGATCTGCCCATCCGGAAACAGCGCCCTGCCAGGTGACAGACCCGCCTGGCTGCACCACTGTGAACAGTGCCTCGCCTGCATCCAGTGGTGTCCGCAGGAGGCGATCCAGTTCGGCAAGAAAACTCCCCGCTACAAGCGCTACCACCATCCGGAGATAATCTTGCGGGACATGCTCGCCGTTACGCCGATGCGATAA